In Fusarium musae strain F31 chromosome 7, whole genome shotgun sequence, a single window of DNA contains:
- a CDS encoding hypothetical protein (EggNog:ENOG41), with translation METYHGYVRTPADAIRLFEACRLGILPRVQRRLSEKERQSIRSGSVFVWDEREAGMRRWTDGKSWSASRVSGSFLTYREMEGKRGGGFNTTRRGGGKTPDSGRGSDEDLDDGEPEGYRYKADGLMKQSFSITTSTGQHLHLISYYSRPQPGQPELQQPTNDPSLRGIVPVKGMYPESSMGEANTTPALTRAPMQQPPYMVPQQGQQPYAPYGQPGYGWPPSPVATPPYSHYAAPYSHGVPQQLPPHPGHPGLPHPHYHHQAPVYEQRAPLPPLPTKPTYQSTSPHYSHPTLPRAHDSPREHHLQAAAPAAMVNGPSRTHQVALPGLGAVTNGPPGSSLAAISTPPSRTMSVSPPRSSHSEAPATTSNKASLSALLHPTPAPSESGSVKPGSASSSPRAAGACGLEKGGVSEDARVLKMLDRKFCL, from the coding sequence ATGGAAACGTACCACGGATATGTGCGGACACCCGCCGATGCTATCAGATTATTCGAGGCTTGCCGATTAGGTATTCTGCCCCGTGTGCAACGACGACTTTCAGAGAAGGAGAGACAGTCAATTCGATCTGGTTCGGTTTTTGTTTGGGATGAGCGGGAAGCTGGTATGAGGAGATGGACTGATGGAAAGTCATGGAGCGCCAGCCGAGTGTCGGGAAGCTTCCTGACATACCGTGAGATGGAGGGCAAGCGAGGTGGTGGTTTCAACACTACCCGACGAGGTGGTGGAAAGACCCCAGACTCTGGACGCGGTAGCGACGAGGACCTAGATGACGGGGAGCCTGAGGGATACCGATACAAGGCGGACGGTTTGATGAAGCAATCTTTTAGCATCACTACTTCAACCGGCCAGCATCTTCACCTTATCTCATACTATTCTCGCCCTCAACCTGGCCAGCCTGAGcttcaacaaccaacaaacgATCCCAGCTTGCGCGGCATAGTGCCTGTTAAGGGCATGTATCCTGAGTCTAGTATGGGAGAGGCGAACACTACGCCTGCTCTAACACGGGCGCCAATGCAGCAGCCTCCCTACATGGTTCCCCAGCAGGGTCAACAACCATACGCTCCATATGGCCAGCCTGGTTATGGATGGCCTCCTTCTCCCGTCGCTACTCCTCCTTACAGCCATTACGCCGCTCCTTATTCCCACGGTGTTCCTCAACAGCTTCCCCCTCACCCCGGCCACCCAGGTCTTCCTCACCCACACTACCACCATCAGGCACCTGTTTACGAGCAGCgtgctcctcttcctcctctgcccACCAAGCCCACCTACCAATCAACATCTCCTCACTACTCACACCCTACTCTCCCTAGAGCCCACGACTCGCCTCGAGAGCATCATTTGCAGGCAGCTGCTCCAGCCGCCATGGTGAATGGACCTTCTCGCACGCATCAGGTTGCGCTCCCAGGTCTTGGTGCTGTCACAAATGGCCCTCCAGGATCGTCTCTCGCTGCCATCAGCACTCCCCCTAGCCGCACTATGAGCGTCAGCCCTCCACGCAGCTCTCATTCCGAAGCTCCTGCCACCACATCCAACAAGGCCAGTCTCTCAGCGCTTCTGCACCCTACTCCCGCACCTAGTGAAAGCGGCAGCGTCAAGCCTGGCAGCGCCAGTAGCAGCCCTAGAGCGGCTGGTGCCTGTGGTCTAGAGAAGGGCGGTGTCAGTGAGGACGCAAGAGTCTTGAAAATGCTGGACCGCAAATTTTGCCTCTAA